From Micromonospora carbonacea:
TCGGTGGCCGGGGGCAGTGGCGCGTCGAGCGGGCCCGGCTGGAGGAGTACATCCAGCGCAAGTACGCCGAGACCGCCGAGTGGGTCCGGGGCAACCCGCTGACCGACCGCGACCCCGAGTAGCCTCCGTCGCACCCCGTGCCATTGACCGGGGCCGCTGCGTGGCCGAGAATCGAGGCTGTCGGAGGCAAACGAAGGCAAACGCAAGCATCGGGGGTTGCGATGATCGAGTCCCGCCGGCCCGGGCCCGTCCGACCCCCGGTGCGGGTCCGCCCCGCGCCGCCGCTCGACCCGCCCTTCGTCGAGGAGCCGGCCGAGGGCTGGCCCCGCCCGGTCGCCGCCCAACTGGCCCTCGACCTGTTCGAGGCGCACCGGCTCGCCCCGCACCGCCCCACCGGCCGACCGCCCGACCCGCGCCCCACCCCCGGCGGCCCCGGCCGGGCCGACCCGACCGCCCCGCGGCCGTCCGCCCTGGTGACCGCCACCCCGGAGGCGACCCGGGCCGCCCAACGCTTCGTCGCCACCTGCCTGGAGATCGTCAACGGCTACCGGCCGCCCGGGCAGATCCGCCCGCTCACCGAGCCCGGCCGGGCCGCCGACGTGGCGCAGGAGCTGGCCACGGCCGCCGCACACACCGGCCCGGTGCGCCGCCGCTCCACCCGCCCCACCGTGCGGCTGCGCCGGCTGCGGGTCTGCGAACCCCGCCCGGCTGCCGTGGAGGCCGCCGCCGTCCTGACCGCCGCCACCGGCCGCACCTGGGCGATGGCGCTGCGCCTGGAGCACCGCCGGGGGCGCTGGCTCTGCACCGCCCTCCAGGTCCTCTGAAGTCGGCGCCGGTGCTCCCGCTCCCCGCCGGGGTGAAGCCCCCATGATCGTCTGCGGTCCTGGCGAACTCGTCCGGCGTGTCGTCCCACCAACCAGCAGGCGATCACGCTGGGCGGCGGAGCCCGCCGACGCGGACGCGGACGGGCCCCGGCGAGAACGCCGGGGCCCGTCGGTGTCGCGGTGGGTCAGTTGCCGCCGTTGGCGGCGCCGTGGCAGCGCTTGTACTTCCGGCCGGAGCCGCACGGGCAGGGCGCGTTACGGGACGTGTTGCCGGACGCGTCGGCCTGACCCGGTGCCGCCCGGCGGGCCGAGCTGGCCGCCGTCGCCTGCCCGCTGCCACCGAACGCCGCCGGGGCGCGCTGGGGCTCCGGGGCCGGCGGGGGCGTCGGCCGGGCCGCGCGCGGCTTGCGCACCGGCGGGGCCTGCTCCTCGGGCCGCTCCACGGCGACCGCGCCGGCCCCCGCCTCGCCGTCGATGGTCGGCGCGGAGTATTGCAGGCCCTGCTGCTGGGGAGCGCGGCCCAGGCCCTTGGCCTTGATCTCCACCGGCTTCTCCAGCAGCTGCACCTCCTCGGCCTCGGGCTCGGCCTCCTGGACCTGCACCTCCAGGTTGTAGAGGAAGCCGACCGTCTCCTCCTTGATGCCGTCCATCATGGTGGCGAACATGTCGAAGCCCTCGCGCTGGTATTCCACCACCGGGTCGCGCTGGGCGTACGCCCGCAGGCTGATGCCCTCCTGGAGGTAGTCCATCTCGTAGAGGTGCTCGCGCCACTTGCGGTCGATGACCTGGAGCAGCACCATCCGCTCCAGCTCACGGGTGCCCTCGGCGCCGAGCTGCTCCTCGCGCCGGTCGTACGCGGCGTGCGCGTCGTCCTTCAGGCGGGCGAGCAGGAAGTCCTGGTCCATGCCGGCCCGGGAGCCGAGCTCCTCCTCCAGCTCGTCCAGGGTCACGCCCACCGGGTAGAGCTGCTTGAGGCTGGCCCAGAGCTGGTCGAGGTCCCAGTCCTCGGCGTACCCGTCGCTGGTGGCCCCGACGACGTACGCGCCGACGACGTCGTCGATCATGTTGCGGACCTGGTCGGAGAGGTCCTCGCCGTTGAGCACCCGCAGGCGCTCGGCGTAGATGACCTGGCGCTGCTTGTTGAGCACCTCGTCGTACTTCAGGACGTTCTTGCGGATCTCGGCGTTCTGGCCCTCGATCTGGGCCTGCGCGCTCTTGATCTGGCGGGTGACCATCTTCGACTCGATGGGCACGTCCTCCGGGATGTTGAAGCGGTCCATCACCGCCTCGACCGCGCCGGCCCGGAAGCGCTTCATCAGCTCGTCCTGCAACGACAGGTAGAAGCGGGACTCGCCCGGGTCACCCTGCCGGCCGGCGCGGCCACGAAGCTGGTTGTCGATCCGCCGGGACTCGTGCCGCTCCGTGCCCAGCACGTAGAGCCCGCCGGCGGCGGCGACTTCCTCCGCCTCGGCGTCGCAGGCCTGCTTCCACTTGGGCAGGACCTCCTCCAGCGCCTTCGCGTACTCCTCCTCGTTCTCCGCCGGGTCGAGGCCGCGCTGGCGCAGCTCGTTGGCCGCGAGGAACTCGGCGTTGCCGCCCAGCAGGATGTCGGTGCCCCGGCCGGCCATGTTGGTGGCCACCGTGACCGCGCCCTTGCGCCCGGCCTGGGCGACGATCTCGGCCTCGCGGGCGTGGAACTTGGCGTTCAGCACGGCGTGCGGGATGCCCCGGCGGCGCAGCAGCTGCGAGATGATCTCCGAGTTTTCCACCGAGACGGTGCCCACCAGCACCGGCTGGCCGGCCTGGTGCCGCTCGGCGATGTCCTCCACGACGGCGTTGAACTTGGCCTTCTCCGTCTTGTAGATGACGTCGGCCCGGTCCTGCCGGACCATCGGCCGGTGGGTCGGGATGCTCACCACGCCGACCTTGTAGACCTTGTTGAACTCGCCCGCCTCGGTCTGGGCCGTGCCGGTCATGCCGGAGAGCTTCTCGTAGAGGCGGAAGTAGTTCTGGAGGGTGATCGTGGCCAGGGTCTGGTTCTCCTGCTTGATCTCCACCCCCTCCTTGGCCTCGATCGCCTGGTGCATGCCCTCGTTGTAGCGGCGGCCGTGCAGGATGCGGCCGGTGAACTCGTCGACGATCAGGACCTCGCCGTCGCTGACGATGTAGTCCTTGTCGCGCTTGTAGAGCTCCTTGGCCTTGATGGCGTTGTTGAGGTAGCCCACGAGGGGGGTGTTCACCGACTCGTAGAGGTTGTCGATGCCGAGGCGGTCCTCCACCTTCGCCACGCCGCGCTCGGTCACCGCGATGGTGCGCTTGGCGTAGTCGACCTCGTAGTCGCCCTCGCCGTCCTTGCCGGGCTGGAGGCGGGCCACCACGCCGGCGAACTCGCCGTACCAGCGGGCGGAGTGCTCGGCCGGGCCGGAGATGATCAGCGGCGTGCGGGCCTCGTCGATCAGGATCGAGTCGACCTCGTCGACCACGGCGAAGTTGTGGCCGCGCTGGACCAGCTCGTCCTTCGACCAGGCCATGTTGTCGCGCAGGTAGTCGAAGCCGAACTCGTTGTTGGTGCCATAGGTGATGTCGCACTCGTAGGCCGCGCGGTGCTCGCTCGCCGGCCGGTTGGGCAGCACCACCCCCACGGTCAGGCCGAGGAACTCGTGCACCCGGCCCATCCAGGCGGCGTCGCGCTGGGCCAGGTAGTCGTTGACCGTGACCACGTGCACGCCCTTGCCGGACAGCGCGTTGAGGTAGACCGCCATGACCGAGGTCAGGGTCTTGCCCTCACCGGTCTTCATCTCGGCGATGTTGCCGAAGTGCAGCGCCGCGCCGCCCATCACCTGCACGTCGTACGGCCGCTGGCCGAGCACCCGGGCGGCCGCCTCGCGCACCGTGGCGAACGCCTCCGGCAGCAGGTCGTCGAGGGTCTCCCCGTCGGCGAGCCGCTCCCGGTACTGGTCCGTGAGACCGCGCAGCTCGTCGTCGCTGAGGTTGACGTAGTCGTCCTCGATCGAGTTGACGGCGGCGGCGATGGCCTTCAGCCGGCGCACCATGCGGCCCTCGCCCGCGCGGAGGACCTTTTCCAGAATCGACACGGATCAACGCTCCCCTAGACAGTCTCGACCCATCGTAGGCGCTCCGTCGGCCCGATGGTCACTGGTGGCGGCGGTCTGATCGGCGAGAAACCGACATAACACTCCGACCGCCGGCCGGGCGGCGGGATATCCGGTTACGCCCAGCGCGAAAGATCCGGCACGATGGCTCGGGTGGAACCCGTGGAGCTCACCGAGGACGGC
This genomic window contains:
- a CDS encoding helix-turn-helix domain-containing protein → MEPRFLLLSDVAAELNVSDSQVYHMVRSGELPAIKIGGRGQWRVERARLEEYIQRKYAETAEWVRGNPLTDRDPE
- a CDS encoding Rv3235 family protein; the protein is MIESRRPGPVRPPVRVRPAPPLDPPFVEEPAEGWPRPVAAQLALDLFEAHRLAPHRPTGRPPDPRPTPGGPGRADPTAPRPSALVTATPEATRAAQRFVATCLEIVNGYRPPGQIRPLTEPGRAADVAQELATAAAHTGPVRRRSTRPTVRLRRLRVCEPRPAAVEAAAVLTAATGRTWAMALRLEHRRGRWLCTALQVL
- the secA gene encoding preprotein translocase subunit SecA; protein product: MSILEKVLRAGEGRMVRRLKAIAAAVNSIEDDYVNLSDDELRGLTDQYRERLADGETLDDLLPEAFATVREAAARVLGQRPYDVQVMGGAALHFGNIAEMKTGEGKTLTSVMAVYLNALSGKGVHVVTVNDYLAQRDAAWMGRVHEFLGLTVGVVLPNRPASEHRAAYECDITYGTNNEFGFDYLRDNMAWSKDELVQRGHNFAVVDEVDSILIDEARTPLIISGPAEHSARWYGEFAGVVARLQPGKDGEGDYEVDYAKRTIAVTERGVAKVEDRLGIDNLYESVNTPLVGYLNNAIKAKELYKRDKDYIVSDGEVLIVDEFTGRILHGRRYNEGMHQAIEAKEGVEIKQENQTLATITLQNYFRLYEKLSGMTGTAQTEAGEFNKVYKVGVVSIPTHRPMVRQDRADVIYKTEKAKFNAVVEDIAERHQAGQPVLVGTVSVENSEIISQLLRRRGIPHAVLNAKFHAREAEIVAQAGRKGAVTVATNMAGRGTDILLGGNAEFLAANELRQRGLDPAENEEEYAKALEEVLPKWKQACDAEAEEVAAAGGLYVLGTERHESRRIDNQLRGRAGRQGDPGESRFYLSLQDELMKRFRAGAVEAVMDRFNIPEDVPIESKMVTRQIKSAQAQIEGQNAEIRKNVLKYDEVLNKQRQVIYAERLRVLNGEDLSDQVRNMIDDVVGAYVVGATSDGYAEDWDLDQLWASLKQLYPVGVTLDELEEELGSRAGMDQDFLLARLKDDAHAAYDRREEQLGAEGTRELERMVLLQVIDRKWREHLYEMDYLQEGISLRAYAQRDPVVEYQREGFDMFATMMDGIKEETVGFLYNLEVQVQEAEPEAEEVQLLEKPVEIKAKGLGRAPQQQGLQYSAPTIDGEAGAGAVAVERPEEQAPPVRKPRAARPTPPPAPEPQRAPAAFGGSGQATAASSARRAAPGQADASGNTSRNAPCPCGSGRKYKRCHGAANGGN